A part of Tessaracoccus timonensis genomic DNA contains:
- the glpK gene encoding glycerol kinase GlpK — protein MTEDKYVLAIDQGTTSSRAIIFDHSGQIVATGQKEHEQIFPRAGWVEHDPMEIWANVREVIGTALSVAQINRHSLAAVGITNQRETTVVWDKTTGEPVYNAIVWQDTRTDKIVKELGGDEGQDKYKDRVGLPLATYFCGPKVKWILDNVEGARERAEAGDLLMGTIDSWLIWNLTGGVENGVHVTDVTNASRTMLMDLKTLSWDEDIAADMGIPMSMLPEIKSSAEVYGYGRKTGLLIDTPIAGILGDQQAATFGQACFEKGMAKNTYGTGNFMLMNTGTEPVPSENGLLTTVCYKIGDQDAVYALEGSIAVTGSLVQWLRDNLRMFDSAPEIEKLAETVDDNGGAYFVPAFSGLFAPYWQSDARGAIVGLTRYVNRGHIARAVLEATAFQTREVLDAMEADSGVQLTELKVDGGMTANDLLMQFQADQLNVDVVRPVVAETTALGAAYAAGIAVGFWEGEQDVINNWAEDKRWKPEMEAGERDRQYRLWKKAVTRTFEWVDDDVL, from the coding sequence ATGACTGAAGACAAGTACGTACTCGCTATCGACCAGGGCACCACGAGCAGCCGAGCAATCATCTTCGACCACTCGGGTCAGATCGTCGCTACCGGCCAGAAGGAACACGAGCAGATCTTCCCGCGTGCAGGCTGGGTGGAGCACGACCCCATGGAGATCTGGGCGAACGTCCGCGAGGTAATTGGCACCGCGCTCAGCGTTGCACAGATCAACCGCCACAGCCTCGCCGCCGTGGGTATCACCAACCAGCGTGAGACCACCGTCGTGTGGGACAAGACCACCGGAGAGCCCGTCTACAACGCGATCGTCTGGCAAGACACCCGCACCGACAAGATCGTGAAGGAGCTTGGCGGCGACGAGGGCCAGGACAAGTACAAGGACCGCGTCGGTCTGCCGCTGGCCACCTACTTCTGTGGGCCGAAGGTCAAGTGGATTCTCGACAACGTCGAGGGCGCTCGCGAGCGCGCCGAAGCGGGCGACCTGCTCATGGGCACCATCGACTCCTGGCTCATCTGGAACCTGACCGGCGGTGTGGAAAACGGCGTCCACGTGACCGACGTCACCAACGCGTCGCGCACCATGCTCATGGATCTCAAGACCCTCAGCTGGGACGAGGACATCGCAGCCGACATGGGCATCCCGATGTCGATGCTGCCTGAGATTAAGTCGTCGGCGGAGGTGTACGGTTACGGCCGCAAGACGGGTCTCCTCATCGATACCCCGATCGCGGGCATCCTGGGCGACCAGCAGGCCGCGACGTTCGGTCAGGCCTGCTTCGAGAAGGGCATGGCCAAAAACACCTACGGCACCGGTAACTTCATGCTGATGAACACTGGCACCGAGCCCGTGCCCAGCGAGAACGGCCTGCTCACCACCGTCTGCTACAAGATCGGCGACCAGGACGCGGTGTACGCGCTCGAAGGGTCGATCGCCGTCACCGGTTCGCTCGTGCAGTGGCTGCGCGACAACCTGCGCATGTTCGACTCCGCCCCGGAGATCGAGAAGCTCGCAGAAACCGTCGACGACAACGGCGGCGCCTACTTCGTGCCTGCCTTCTCTGGCTTGTTCGCTCCGTACTGGCAGTCGGACGCGCGCGGCGCGATCGTCGGCCTCACTCGCTACGTGAACCGTGGCCACATCGCGCGTGCAGTGCTGGAGGCGACGGCCTTCCAGACGCGCGAGGTGCTCGACGCCATGGAAGCCGACTCCGGCGTGCAACTCACCGAGCTCAAGGTGGACGGCGGCATGACCGCCAACGACCTGCTCATGCAGTTCCAGGCTGACCAGCTCAACGTCGACGTGGTGCGCCCCGTCGTCGCCGAGACCACCGCGCTGGGTGCCGCCTACGCCGCGGGTATCGCCGTCGGCTTCTGGGAAGGCGAGCAGGACGTCATCAACAACTGGGCAGAGGACAAGCGTTGGAAGCCCGAGATGGAGGCTGGCGAGCGCGACCGCCAGTACCGCCTGTGGAAGAAGGCTGTCACCCGCACCTTCGAGTGGGTGGACGACGACGTGCTCTGA
- a CDS encoding MIP/aquaporin family protein encodes MDFATIFLSEFVGTTLLLLLGGGTVASTALVKSKGKDSGFLFVNWGWGLAVMMGVLVSYKSGGHLNPAVTFGLMASGVKFTGGQIAGYMLGQMLGALLGAGLCWLAYKQHFDEEPDPATKLGVFATSPQIRNPLWNVVTEFIGTFVLVFVIIGAGKYTAETTAGVGVGPANLGWLGAFGVALLIVVIGIALGGPTGYAINPVRDLGPRIMHAILPIKGKGGSDWGYAWVPVVGPLLGGIVAGFASLVLLP; translated from the coding sequence ATGGACTTCGCAACTATTTTTCTATCCGAGTTCGTAGGAACGACGCTGCTGCTTCTCTTGGGTGGCGGCACCGTCGCCAGCACAGCCCTCGTGAAGTCGAAGGGTAAGGATTCAGGATTCTTATTCGTAAACTGGGGCTGGGGTCTCGCCGTCATGATGGGTGTCCTCGTCTCGTACAAGTCCGGCGGCCACCTCAACCCGGCGGTGACGTTTGGCCTCATGGCCAGCGGCGTCAAATTCACTGGCGGCCAGATTGCCGGCTACATGCTCGGCCAGATGCTCGGCGCCCTGCTTGGTGCCGGCCTGTGCTGGCTGGCCTACAAGCAGCACTTCGACGAAGAGCCTGATCCCGCGACGAAGCTCGGTGTCTTCGCCACTTCCCCGCAGATCCGCAACCCGCTGTGGAACGTCGTCACCGAGTTCATCGGCACCTTCGTGCTGGTGTTCGTGATCATCGGCGCCGGCAAGTACACGGCCGAAACCACGGCAGGCGTGGGCGTCGGTCCGGCGAACCTGGGCTGGCTGGGCGCGTTCGGCGTCGCTCTGCTCATCGTCGTGATCGGCATCGCGCTGGGCGGCCCCACCGGATACGCCATCAACCCTGTGCGTGACCTCGGCCCGCGCATCATGCACGCGATCCTCCCGATCAAGGGCAAGGGTGGCTCTGACTGGGGCTACGCTTGGGTTCCCGTCGTCGGCCCGCTGCTGGGCGGCATCGTCGCGGGCTTCGCGTCACTGGTTCTTCTCCCCTGA
- a CDS encoding anaerobic glycerol-3-phosphate dehydrogenase subunit C: protein MSAKSAAKLRERLDNEMRRVSLDHCVKCTICETACPVSGVTSLFEGPKYSGPQGERYRDGASVDDSIDWCSSCGTCTVVCPQGVQVAEIISLAKAVKRAEHGGPVRDRLLTQTTLMGKAMTPVAPLANAVLKNKPIRKIMEATVGVAANAPMPPAQKQSLHSWLKRRRQPTVKPTRGAVVYFHGCAGGYFEVEAAKCAIEVLEHLGYEVLVPKQGCCGLASQSNGLFGQATKSVLALAKSLASAGKELPVVSTAGSCVGMLKHEAKHYLGIDDPILDDVSVRSYDISEFLMDRYDAGELEFDFQPIEMQMPYHQPCQVRSQGMGAPASDLMRLIPGLKVQDSNATCCGIAGTYGLKKEKYDVAQAVGKPLFDMVERTNEGLVACDTETCRWQIQNSTKVTAVHPIMLVHQALGLSESPSN from the coding sequence ATGAGTGCAAAATCTGCCGCCAAGCTGCGCGAGCGTCTCGACAACGAGATGCGGCGCGTCAGTCTCGATCACTGCGTGAAGTGCACCATCTGCGAGACGGCGTGCCCCGTCTCCGGCGTCACGTCGCTGTTTGAGGGGCCCAAGTACTCCGGACCGCAGGGTGAGCGTTACCGCGATGGGGCCTCCGTCGACGACTCCATCGACTGGTGCTCCAGCTGCGGTACGTGCACCGTCGTGTGCCCGCAGGGTGTGCAGGTGGCCGAGATCATCTCGCTCGCCAAGGCCGTCAAGCGCGCGGAGCACGGCGGCCCGGTGCGCGACCGGCTGCTCACCCAGACCACGCTCATGGGTAAGGCCATGACCCCGGTGGCGCCGCTGGCAAATGCAGTGCTGAAGAACAAGCCCATTCGCAAGATCATGGAAGCGACGGTGGGTGTCGCTGCGAACGCTCCCATGCCGCCTGCGCAGAAACAGTCGCTGCACAGCTGGCTCAAGCGTCGCAGGCAGCCCACTGTGAAGCCCACCCGCGGTGCGGTGGTGTACTTCCATGGTTGCGCCGGTGGCTACTTCGAGGTGGAGGCCGCGAAGTGCGCCATCGAGGTGCTGGAGCATCTGGGCTACGAGGTGCTGGTGCCGAAGCAGGGCTGCTGCGGGCTCGCGTCGCAAAGCAATGGCCTGTTCGGCCAGGCCACCAAGTCGGTGCTCGCGCTCGCGAAGTCGCTTGCGAGCGCCGGCAAGGAACTGCCGGTGGTGTCCACGGCGGGTAGCTGCGTGGGCATGCTGAAGCACGAGGCGAAGCACTACCTCGGCATCGATGATCCGATTCTCGACGACGTGAGCGTGCGCTCGTACGACATCTCAGAGTTCCTGATGGACCGCTACGACGCAGGCGAACTGGAGTTCGACTTCCAGCCCATCGAGATGCAGATGCCCTATCACCAGCCTTGCCAGGTGCGCAGCCAGGGCATGGGCGCACCGGCCTCCGATCTGATGCGGCTCATCCCCGGACTCAAGGTGCAAGATTCCAACGCCACCTGCTGCGGTATCGCAGGCACCTACGGCCTCAAGAAGGAGAAGTACGACGTCGCCCAGGCCGTCGGCAAGCCGCTGTTCGACATGGTGGAGCGCACGAACGAGGGACTCGTCGCGTGCGACACAGAGACCTGCCGCTGGCAGATCCAGAACTCCACCAAGGTCACTGCGGTGCACCCCATCATGCTGGTGCACCAGGCACTGGGGCTGAGCGAATCGCCCAGCAACTGA
- the glpB gene encoding glycerol-3-phosphate dehydrogenase subunit GlpB, whose protein sequence is MKVCVIGSGLAGLTAAIRLLEAGAQVTLIAKGPGGLQLGQGTVDVLGYAPQRVHTPLEVLDDLPNEHPLRALGVQTVRESVSWLGEQLGLQGSVDANLHLPTAVGAVRPTALAAPSLAGADVHTHTSFAVVGVQQLKDFQAALIAGNLNRTTFGDRQLRAEATSVDFAPRKGEQDPSPVHFAKALDDPVALKQFAKKVAGAAGDADVLLVPAVVGLDNPSAWAIFQDAVGRPAAEVSMQPPSMPGLRMFRALLEQARGLGVRHIQGVLATGFEASDGRVTAVEVASAGHTKRVRCDAVVHAPGGFESGAIAVDSKGNITERLFGLPLTASTMEGLVLADHSAPQPLFEVGVKVDEDMRPVDESGAIYDNLHAAGGILAGAQRAREKSGDGIAVASAWRAAASILGGSR, encoded by the coding sequence ATGAAGGTCTGTGTGATTGGTTCCGGGCTCGCGGGGCTGACGGCGGCGATCCGCCTGTTGGAGGCCGGCGCCCAGGTGACGCTGATCGCGAAGGGGCCCGGCGGTCTGCAGCTAGGCCAGGGAACCGTCGACGTCTTGGGTTACGCGCCGCAGCGCGTGCACACCCCGCTCGAGGTGCTGGACGATCTGCCGAACGAGCACCCGTTGCGGGCGCTCGGTGTGCAGACCGTGCGCGAGTCGGTGTCGTGGCTCGGCGAACAGCTCGGGCTGCAGGGTTCCGTCGACGCGAACCTCCACCTCCCGACCGCCGTCGGTGCGGTACGGCCGACCGCGCTCGCCGCGCCATCGCTCGCGGGCGCCGACGTGCACACCCACACGTCGTTCGCCGTCGTCGGAGTGCAGCAACTGAAGGATTTCCAGGCCGCATTGATTGCCGGCAACCTCAACCGCACCACATTCGGCGACAGGCAGCTGCGCGCGGAGGCCACGTCGGTGGATTTCGCACCTCGGAAGGGCGAACAAGACCCCTCCCCCGTGCATTTCGCGAAGGCGCTCGACGATCCGGTCGCGCTGAAGCAATTCGCCAAGAAGGTGGCTGGCGCCGCCGGCGACGCAGATGTGCTGCTCGTACCAGCCGTCGTGGGGCTCGACAACCCCTCGGCCTGGGCAATCTTCCAAGATGCGGTGGGTAGGCCGGCAGCCGAGGTGTCGATGCAGCCCCCGTCGATGCCCGGCTTGCGGATGTTCCGCGCGTTGTTGGAGCAGGCGCGTGGGCTCGGAGTGCGCCACATCCAGGGCGTGCTGGCTACGGGCTTTGAGGCATCCGACGGGCGTGTCACCGCCGTCGAGGTGGCATCGGCCGGGCACACCAAACGAGTGCGCTGCGACGCGGTCGTGCATGCGCCTGGCGGTTTCGAATCGGGCGCCATCGCCGTCGATTCAAAGGGGAACATCACTGAGCGTCTGTTCGGCCTGCCACTGACGGCCAGCACCATGGAGGGGCTCGTGCTTGCTGATCACAGTGCTCCCCAGCCCCTGTTTGAGGTGGGTGTGAAGGTCGACGAGGACATGCGCCCTGTCGACGAATCGGGCGCGATCTATGACAATCTGCATGCGGCTGGCGGCATCCTCGCCGGCGCCCAGCGTGCGCGAGAGAAATCCGGAGATGGAATCGCTGTGGCGAGCGCATGGCGCGCCGCCGCTTCAATCCTGGGAGGTTCACGATGA
- the glpA gene encoding anaerobic glycerol-3-phosphate dehydrogenase subunit GlpA, which translates to MRHLKADVVVIGGGSTGVGVVRDAAMRGYSAILVERDDLACGTTGRFHGLLHSGGRYVVSDPQSATECAAENEILRRIQPAAIEDTGGMFVTLPGDDPAFADEFLKGAAATGVPAQEISAAEALRRERRLNPGIGRAIEVRDASVDGWALVWGAARSAMEYGGKVLTYHKVTKILREDDHVSAVLCRDERNGEDVQIDCRFVLNCAGPWAGQVSAMAGCDPVAVVPGRGVMVAMNHRIVNTVVNRLVYPTDGDILVPAHTVSIIGTTDVHTDDPDNTRVPADEVQQMLDAGEHMIPGFRSNRVLRAWAGSRPLVKDPRVSSDDTRHMSRGMSIIDHSQHDGLRGLLTIGGGKLTTYRLMAEHIVDAMCRQLGETRPCRTADEAVPEEHHKIHRITDRLEQREETRFDERLLCECELVTEPAFREALEAQPDGNLDDLRRQLRIGMGPCQGGFCATRAAGVACSARKDSADEASHLLEAFLKGRWKGVQPVLLGDQVRQQALDDWIYTGTLDVEHLPQSEAKEDAR; encoded by the coding sequence GTGCGACACCTGAAGGCCGATGTTGTAGTGATCGGCGGTGGCTCCACGGGTGTGGGAGTGGTGCGCGACGCAGCGATGCGTGGCTATTCCGCAATCCTGGTGGAGCGAGACGACTTAGCGTGCGGCACGACGGGACGCTTCCACGGACTGCTCCACTCGGGCGGGCGATACGTAGTGAGCGACCCCCAGTCAGCGACGGAGTGCGCGGCGGAGAACGAGATTCTGCGACGCATCCAGCCCGCCGCAATCGAAGACACGGGTGGCATGTTCGTCACCCTGCCAGGCGACGATCCCGCCTTCGCCGACGAGTTCCTCAAGGGCGCGGCGGCAACGGGCGTCCCGGCCCAAGAGATTTCCGCCGCCGAAGCGTTGCGTCGCGAGCGTCGGCTGAACCCCGGTATCGGGCGAGCCATCGAGGTGCGTGACGCGTCCGTCGACGGCTGGGCGCTCGTATGGGGCGCTGCCCGCTCCGCGATGGAGTACGGCGGCAAGGTGCTCACGTACCACAAGGTGACGAAGATTCTTCGCGAGGACGATCACGTCTCCGCGGTACTGTGTCGCGACGAGCGCAACGGCGAAGATGTGCAGATCGATTGCCGCTTCGTGTTGAACTGCGCCGGGCCATGGGCCGGACAGGTGTCGGCCATGGCGGGCTGCGACCCCGTCGCGGTCGTCCCCGGCCGCGGCGTGATGGTGGCGATGAACCACCGCATCGTGAACACCGTCGTGAACCGCCTCGTCTACCCCACCGACGGCGACATCCTCGTGCCAGCGCACACGGTGTCAATCATCGGCACCACCGACGTGCACACCGACGACCCGGATAACACCCGCGTGCCCGCCGACGAGGTGCAGCAGATGCTGGACGCGGGCGAACACATGATTCCCGGGTTCCGCAGCAACCGCGTTCTGCGCGCCTGGGCCGGCAGCCGCCCGCTGGTGAAAGACCCGCGCGTGAGCAGCGACGACACCCGCCACATGAGCCGCGGCATGTCCATCATCGATCATTCTCAGCACGACGGCCTGCGCGGCCTACTTACCATCGGCGGCGGCAAGCTCACCACCTACCGGCTCATGGCCGAACACATCGTCGACGCGATGTGCCGCCAGCTCGGTGAGACCCGGCCCTGCCGCACCGCCGACGAGGCAGTGCCCGAGGAACACCACAAGATCCACAGGATCACCGACCGCCTCGAGCAGCGCGAAGAAACTCGCTTCGACGAACGTCTCCTGTGCGAGTGCGAGCTCGTCACTGAGCCGGCTTTCCGCGAAGCCCTCGAAGCACAACCCGACGGCAACCTGGACGACCTGCGTCGCCAGCTCCGCATCGGCATGGGCCCTTGCCAGGGCGGGTTCTGCGCGACGCGCGCCGCCGGCGTCGCGTGCAGTGCGCGGAAGGATAGTGCCGACGAGGCGTCGCACCTTCTGGAGGCGTTCTTGAAGGGCCGATGGAAGGGTGTCCAGCCCGTCCTGCTCGGCGACCAGGTGCGTCAGCAGGCGCTGGACGATTGGATCTACACGGGGACGCTGGACGTAGAGCACCTCCCCCAGAGTGAGGCAAAGGAGGACGCGCGATGA
- a CDS encoding sugar-binding transcriptional regulator, translating to MPASKGMQESRDRQVYIAARRHYIDGETMEAIARELNVSRPKVSRLLQRARETGIVRISLAEPPGSDSPTARLISDAFDVSVHIVNVPDQAGASDRLRAVAAEAAALLDALVTDGTSLGVAWGVTSAHVARELKPQAVSGVEVVQINGATHARDSSTPYIGSLLQAFATNYGNAHVLPFPVPTFFDHPETREAMWRERSIRNVLSSIASLDVALFGVGYPHARIPSHVYAAGHVEPADLAAAINQGAVGDVCTVMLRADGSHEGIHLNTRATGPSPSTLRSIKHRLCVVGDPSRTVALLAALRAGVVTNLVVDDHTARALARHLQ from the coding sequence GTGCCAGCGAGCAAAGGCATGCAGGAGTCGCGTGACCGACAGGTGTACATCGCCGCCCGACGGCATTACATCGACGGTGAAACCATGGAAGCGATCGCACGCGAGCTGAACGTCTCACGGCCCAAGGTGTCACGCCTCCTTCAGCGCGCTCGAGAAACGGGCATCGTGCGCATCAGCCTGGCCGAACCACCCGGCTCGGATTCCCCCACTGCACGCCTCATCAGCGACGCCTTCGACGTCAGCGTGCACATCGTGAATGTGCCGGATCAAGCCGGCGCGAGCGACCGACTCCGAGCTGTCGCCGCCGAGGCCGCTGCGCTCCTCGACGCGCTCGTCACCGACGGCACATCGCTCGGCGTCGCGTGGGGTGTCACGTCGGCGCATGTGGCTCGCGAATTGAAGCCCCAGGCCGTCTCGGGCGTGGAGGTGGTGCAAATCAACGGCGCCACACACGCGCGCGACTCCAGCACGCCCTACATCGGCTCCCTCCTGCAGGCATTCGCCACAAACTACGGCAACGCCCACGTCCTTCCGTTTCCCGTCCCAACATTCTTCGACCACCCTGAAACGCGCGAGGCGATGTGGCGTGAGCGCTCGATACGCAACGTGCTCTCCTCCATTGCATCACTCGATGTGGCGCTCTTCGGCGTCGGCTATCCGCACGCCCGCATCCCGTCGCACGTGTACGCCGCGGGGCACGTCGAGCCCGCAGACCTTGCCGCCGCCATCAATCAGGGTGCGGTCGGCGACGTATGTACCGTCATGCTGCGCGCTGACGGCTCTCACGAGGGCATTCACCTCAACACCCGAGCCACCGGACCGAGCCCGAGCACGCTGCGTTCCATCAAGCACCGGTTGTGCGTAGTCGGCGACCCCAGCCGCACCGTCGCACTCCTTGCAGCGCTGCGTGCAGGCGTCGTAACGAATCTCGTCGTCGACGATCACACGGCGCGGGCGCTGGCCCGGCATCTCCAGTAG
- the ftsY gene encoding signal recognition particle-docking protein FtsY, with protein MDQVIFWTVIGLVGLAIVVGGVVVFRDNKRARLEGPDKPELDSRDEEPPAADVEAPPAEQGPVGEVAEDEPPLVDVSSTAAPETEQPVPEAPAEAEPSDEVAAPEAPLDQPEAPKSRLARLRRRLAGSNNALARALADLLSSNKIDDETWDDFEMTLISSDLGVGPTTELTEALRKELAVDGVSDPEQAKRVLRSELVKLVDPTLDRTLNLEKDGDNPAVVLVVGVNGTGKTTTVGKLARVLVAEGKSVLLGAADTFRAAAAEQLVTWGERVGVDTVRSNEGADPASVAFDAVAKGVEQGVDVVIVDTAGRLHTKSGLMDELGKVKRVIEKKAKVSEVLLVLDATTGQNGLTQARIFREVVDVTGVVLTKLDGSAKGGIVVQVQRELGVPVKLIGLGEGVDDLAPFDTDGFVAGILGE; from the coding sequence ATTGATCAGGTCATTTTCTGGACAGTCATCGGCCTCGTGGGGCTGGCCATCGTCGTCGGCGGGGTCGTGGTGTTCCGCGACAACAAGCGCGCGCGTTTGGAAGGGCCCGACAAGCCCGAGCTTGATTCCCGCGACGAGGAACCCCCCGCCGCCGACGTCGAGGCCCCACCTGCCGAACAGGGCCCCGTCGGTGAAGTTGCTGAAGACGAACCGCCGCTGGTGGACGTGTCGAGCACGGCCGCGCCCGAGACGGAGCAACCCGTCCCGGAAGCGCCCGCTGAGGCAGAACCTTCCGATGAGGTTGCTGCCCCGGAGGCGCCGCTCGACCAGCCGGAAGCGCCGAAGTCGAGGCTCGCCAGGCTGCGTCGCAGGCTCGCCGGTTCCAACAACGCGCTGGCGCGTGCGCTGGCTGATCTGTTGTCGTCGAACAAGATCGACGACGAAACCTGGGACGACTTCGAGATGACGCTCATCAGCTCCGACCTGGGCGTGGGCCCGACGACGGAGCTCACCGAGGCGCTGCGCAAGGAGCTGGCCGTCGACGGTGTGTCTGACCCCGAGCAGGCCAAGCGCGTGCTGCGCTCCGAGCTGGTGAAGCTCGTCGATCCGACGCTCGACCGCACCCTCAACCTCGAGAAAGACGGCGACAATCCTGCGGTGGTGCTCGTCGTGGGCGTGAACGGCACCGGAAAGACCACGACGGTGGGCAAGCTCGCCCGCGTGCTCGTCGCAGAGGGGAAGTCGGTGCTGCTGGGCGCGGCCGATACCTTCCGTGCTGCCGCTGCAGAACAGCTTGTGACGTGGGGTGAGCGCGTCGGCGTCGACACGGTGCGCAGCAACGAAGGTGCCGACCCGGCGTCGGTGGCCTTCGACGCGGTGGCGAAGGGCGTGGAACAGGGCGTCGACGTGGTCATCGTCGACACCGCTGGCCGTCTGCACACCAAGTCGGGCCTCATGGACGAGCTCGGCAAGGTGAAGCGTGTCATCGAGAAGAAGGCGAAGGTCTCCGAGGTGCTCCTCGTGCTCGATGCCACCACCGGCCAAAATGGCCTCACGCAGGCGCGCATCTTCCGCGAGGTTGTGGACGTCACCGGCGTGGTGCTCACTAAGCTCGATGGTTCCGCGAAGGGCGGCATCGTCGTGCAGGTGCAGCGTGAACTCGGCGTGCCGGTGAAGCTCATCGGCCTGGGCGAGGGCGTCGACGACCTGGCGCCGTTCGACACCGACGGGTTCGTGGCCGGCATCCTGGGGGAGTGA
- the ffh gene encoding signal recognition particle protein, which translates to MFDTLQDRLSSVFKGLRAKGRLTEDDVNSTLREIRIALLEADVNLGVVKEFVAAIKERLVGLEISKALNPTQQIVKAVNEELVNILGGEARTIRFAKNPPTVIMLAGLQGAGKTTLAGKLAQYLTNDHHSPLLVAADLQRPNAVNQLQIVGERAGVRVFAPEPGNGVGDPVQVARDAIVHAERHLFDVVIVDTAGRLGVDEELMQQASDIKAAVRPDETLFVVDAMIGQDAVNTAKAFDEGVGVDGVVLTKLDGDARGGAALSIARVLGKPIMFASNGEKLQDFDLFHPDRMASRILGMGDMLTLIEQAEKTFDAEQSREAAEKLMGGKSKFGLNDFLNQMRQLRKMGPLSKILGMLPGAAQHKDAIDGIDEREIDRIEAIICSMTPKERDDVSILNGSRRARIAKGAGVEVSDVNNLVNRFVDARKLMEQVAGGGFPGMGGMPGMGGFPGMPGMGGGRRQQAKAAKKKGKRGKGVSGNPAKRAQQEKQKALGRQAPSGMDGMPQMPQSMDDFELPPELQKMFKDQGGL; encoded by the coding sequence TTGTTTGACACGCTGCAAGACCGCCTCTCTTCTGTATTCAAGGGGCTGCGCGCCAAGGGCCGGCTCACGGAAGACGACGTGAACTCGACGCTGCGCGAGATTCGCATCGCCCTGCTCGAAGCAGACGTCAACTTGGGCGTGGTCAAGGAATTCGTCGCAGCGATCAAGGAACGCCTCGTCGGGCTTGAAATCTCGAAGGCGCTCAACCCGACGCAGCAGATTGTCAAGGCCGTCAACGAGGAGCTCGTCAACATCCTCGGCGGCGAGGCTCGCACCATCCGGTTCGCGAAGAACCCGCCGACGGTCATCATGCTCGCCGGCTTGCAGGGTGCGGGTAAAACCACTCTGGCAGGCAAGCTCGCCCAGTACCTCACAAATGACCACCACTCGCCGCTGCTGGTTGCCGCCGACCTGCAGCGCCCGAACGCTGTGAACCAGCTCCAAATTGTGGGTGAGCGCGCCGGCGTGCGCGTCTTCGCGCCGGAGCCTGGCAACGGCGTTGGCGACCCGGTGCAGGTAGCTCGTGACGCGATCGTGCACGCGGAGCGCCATCTGTTCGATGTGGTCATCGTCGACACGGCCGGCCGCCTGGGCGTCGACGAAGAGTTGATGCAACAGGCCTCGGACATCAAGGCCGCCGTGCGTCCCGACGAGACGCTGTTCGTCGTCGACGCGATGATCGGCCAAGACGCCGTTAACACCGCCAAAGCCTTCGACGAGGGAGTTGGCGTCGACGGTGTCGTCCTCACCAAACTCGACGGCGACGCCCGCGGCGGTGCCGCACTCTCGATCGCGCGCGTGCTCGGCAAACCGATCATGTTCGCGTCGAATGGCGAGAAGCTGCAAGACTTCGACCTTTTCCATCCCGACCGCATGGCCAGCCGCATCCTGGGCATGGGCGACATGCTCACGCTCATCGAGCAGGCGGAGAAGACCTTCGACGCGGAACAGTCGCGCGAGGCCGCCGAGAAGCTCATGGGCGGCAAGTCCAAGTTCGGGCTCAATGACTTCCTGAACCAGATGCGCCAGCTGCGCAAGATGGGGCCGCTGTCGAAGATCCTCGGCATGCTGCCTGGCGCCGCGCAGCACAAGGACGCCATCGACGGCATCGACGAACGTGAGATCGACCGCATCGAGGCCATCATTTGCTCGATGACGCCCAAGGAGCGCGACGATGTGTCCATCCTGAACGGGTCACGTCGCGCGCGCATCGCGAAAGGCGCGGGCGTCGAGGTCTCGGACGTCAACAACCTCGTGAACCGCTTCGTCGACGCACGGAAGTTGATGGAGCAAGTGGCCGGAGGAGGGTTCCCCGGCATGGGCGGGATGCCCGGCATGGGTGGGTTCCCAGGTATGCCCGGCATGGGAGGCGGTCGCCGTCAGCAGGCGAAGGCGGCCAAGAAGAAGGGCAAGCGCGGCAAGGGTGTCTCGGGCAACCCGGCCAAGCGAGCGCAGCAGGAGAAACAAAAGGCACTGGGTAGGCAGGCACCGTCGGGTATGGACGGGATGCCGCAGATGCCGCAAAGTATGGACGACTTCGAGCTTCCCCCAGAGCTGCAGAAGATGTTCAAAGACCAGGGCGGTCTGTAA